The DNA window ATTTCCTTTTACCTTGAtggggaggggaaaaaaaaaaaagataaaaattgtccCGATAAGACCTCGCTTCACGCTCGCATTTACGTAATAATTAAACGAGGAACGAGCATTTTCTCACCCATACTGGTTTGCCAAGTTCGCGTGATAATGCGAAAacaatccccccccccccacccctcccTTACACGGCGGCGACTCCAATTCTCACAAGCGCAATGCAGATGAGATAAAACGAGGTGAGATGCGATGCAGCCATTTAGGTTTAACCCTCACCCACACAACCAATTGCAGCACCGAGATCGTGTTCACATCCACAAGCCACAGGTACGTATCCACATTTATTAATACAAATACTCGAGACCATCCACAGTTGCAAACTCGCCCGCGAATTATCCTATAGACAAACAGAATTTGCTAATGAACTTTAACACGGATGCCTGCAGATTAAGGGTGGAATTCCGCAAAAGCAATGGCTGGCAGCTGGCTGCCGGCTTGTACAGCTACCGTAATTACTAATTCCATGAAACTGGTTAATTAACAACGTTACATCTTCTCCCACCCTTTTTACGTCGCTTCGCTTTTCCGCCTCTTCGCCTATCTTGACAAGCTATCGATTATAGGTGAGACGATCTACGATCGACCGATTTTATCGCAAAGTTAATTATTTGATTCGTTGACTGATTGCGAATTaccggtgaaaaaattatttagcaTTATTTATCGGGATATTGGAAGCTGCGGACAGTGGCCGGAAAAGAATGCAAGGAAATCTTTGACGATCCTTAGGCACGCGTTGAAAAGTGTTCAACTTCAGTCTCTGCTTCGTTTCGAACTATGTTCGAGTATCTCTGATTTCTGGCATGATGTTTCAGGATATAGGTTCGATGTATTTAAACGTAACGTGGGCTTGTTATGATCTGACAAGACGGACATCGGATACACCAATCTTACATTCACGTGTTTACCAACACGATACACTTCCATGTGTACTAACATAATACACTTACATGTTTATCGGCATAGCACACTTGCATGTCTACCAACTTGACACAATTACGTGTTTACCAGCATGACACAGGATGCGGGTAGAAAATCAGAAGAACCAAAAATCGGTACGGTCAGAATTCCGAACACAAATGTATCGGAAACTCGCAATCACGAAAGAACAAAGTGATGAATCTTCATCAAGCCAGAAATAATGgacgttgactgaagaatattgAGACAGTTGCCCTAATGGGCTTTGGTGTAACAACCGAGAATCGTCGTGCGCTTGCGGTCCCTGAGATGTATGCTGATGGTTGAATCTCATCCTGATCTTCAAGCGAATGCATAAGGCTCATTCGCTTTACGGCGTTACCCAGGTCTAAAAAAAGAAGCATTGTATCGTTGTGTGCATCTAAGGCACTGCGGAGAAAATCATTCGTTCGCTTTTAAAACTTATAATATTGACAAAATCACACTTTGGAAAGGCGtaatgattttattatcaGTAATAAATTGTTCATTCAAATAATAAGAGCCTACGCGAATCGAAAATGACTACTGTTTCAAGTATATGCGCACGAGGCTAAGTCAACGGCACGACTGTTCATAAAGGAAATACATAATTAtcagtattattattgattGGCCAATCAATTGAAACGACACCCGATTGGTCAGATCCACTCAACGGAAACGTCGCACACGGTCGACTCCAGCTCTGGATGAATTAGGGCACCCTGTATTGAAGCAACTAGTAGGAATCAGTTTGACTCTCGGCTTGATGAGGTAAACTGCAACGTTTAAGACACGTCGGCAAAAAACTGTTTCCGAACGCGTCTTCAACGCGGATTCGAAGACTTATTCAACTTATCTATCTTAACcggttacaaagtaaactTCCAGTATCGCTcatattttatctttttatatCTACGACAGACTCGTGTTAAGGTCAATTAGTCAATCTAGTAACGTTAGGATGGCTATTTGTAATCCAATGAAGTGAATATTTCGACGTAAACCCGATTAATTTGCATTCCGGATCCATCGGTTTCGGTTGATCAAGATTACACTGATAATTGCTCATCTATCAAACAGACCGAGGTTTCGGTCCGATAAAAAGTATCATTGGATCTTTTTATGCAATATGGAAATTAAGTCGATATAGAAGGACGATGCTTTGATCAGCGCTTGGCGTGGTTATCGAAATATACATGTGGCATAGTGGGTACGGAATTTTTGTTCCAGGGTGCGTTTCACTAATTATTTGTAACTGCCAAGATAACAAGTCTAATGCAGAGAAAGGTACAAGTGATCATCAAttagatttgatttttcgacgAGTCGCgttacattttcaatttcgccTTTGAGTGGCCTGTTTCGTTCTCGGAGTGactatcaaaatttttctaacatcAAACGCTCAAGAATTGCTCTGCCAAAATCGAGCCAAGCCTAGCTTCTTTTTCGCGTTGGTTTGTGAATTATCCGATACGATGTATCGGCTGATTCTTTGAACTTTCGGAAAATATGCAAAATACCAATGATGGGGCGGTCATCAACCCGATCCTGACAACGATTCAGTCAAAGTCCGCAGTGTGGCTTAACATTCATAGTTCCGAAACGCGGATGAATAGAAAAGCGTCACGGCGAAAGATTTAGAATAACCCGCCACTTGACTATTGGTCAAATCGAAGTGACGCTCCATTCTTGACTTATGTTTGCGTCGATTCAGATCAATCTTTTCGCAAAATGTCGTGCCCGCGCCGAATACCGACTTTCGTCTTCGAGCACTGACGCGACGATCAACGAATCGCTCTGTACTGGCTCAGTCAGAAACTCCTGCATGGATACAACGATTCTTCGTGAATATGTTTCGACAATGGATGAAGTCGAAGTAGCCAAAATGATACTCTGCTAAGATCTGCGGAGCCTGTTGCTCTGAGAATCAAGAAACTTTCAAACACGCATGCATTTTACCGGGACAGCATAATCCGCGTAATAGTACTCAGATAAGAGTTGAAGCTTTCGGATTATCAATTGCGAATAATACGATAGCATTTGATATTTTAGTCAACGGTTGCGGTGACTATTTTGACGTTCGCTGCATGGAGTGCCGGCACGTTTTACCAGGGCCTTAGAGTGACCGCAGGTTCAGTAGTCACTGCGTTCTGACAGCATCACAGGATGGTTTGTTATAACCGTGCTTGGTGTACGGAAGTTATTGAATCCAGTTTGTTTGATTGacaaattgtagaaaaaaaaattgtattacgTAAAGTCGTGAAGCGGAAGATCCATACGAACTCAATGTAAGATGTACCCAATGGGTGTGGGAAAAATGGCCGCTGTCGGAAATGACACGGATGAGATATTTTTCCATAGTAGCTTTGAGAAACCGATTGCTTTTGATCACACTCACAGTATAAATAGTAAAAATCGGTAATTTTTAGAGTCTGATCACTCGCGAACAACCATACACACGATTAAACAGAATCTTGTTATTAGAAATGTGGTGACTTCTGACACGCGAGATGACTTAGGACGCTGTAATTACGTCACGTACAACGAATTTCCTGGCTTAAAGGATATCAACTTGTTACCgctgataaaatattcaagacTACAAGTAGTAGTCAACTAACTCCGAATACCGCGTTAATGAAATTCTGACGCACAAGAAGGAAACGAATACAATGTTAGCAAGCTGCTTTACCTCTGAGTTTGAAAGCAAACCGGATTTATATAATAAGCTACGAGTAAATTCAGGTTCTACGCTCACTGATTCCAtgtgaatattaaataattactaTCCTTGAAATAGGTAGGGGGAAAAATGTTCGATCATTCTGGGGGTGATATGTGATGCGTTGTTCTCCAATTATATAAAAACAGAGAATCTGGTTTCAGGTTCCAGTGATCAGTTAGATCAGAGCGGATACAAAAATCTTGTCTTCCCTCAGCTTCGAATACCGCTTGAGTTTTGTAGAATCTAACAGAGAGAAGTGTTGTAATACGACAGGCcgatttcattgaaattttatacagaAATTTCTGAGATATGTAAAGAGAGCAGTGTTTCGGGTTTTCACTGAATCGTAGGATGGACCCTTCGACGGTAGCCACGCTTGCGGTGGCATGCTTCGTATTGTACCggataatcaattttacaatcaagCTGTTTAAAGTTGCTTTGCTCTTCGAATACCCGCTGAACGCTGAGGAAATACCGAGTCTGCCTTTCATAGGCCATGCGTATCTCTTTATTGGCGGTAATGAAGGTAAGCAAGATCCTTTTCTTGTCGAATTGGTGAATGAATCTTCGGTAACGAATAGTATTATACTGAGGCACTATAAAATGTGCAATGGCAGCCATATTGAACAGGGTAAATCAACTGGGGAAAAACTATCCTACGTGGTGTCGAGGTTCAATTGGTGACCATACAGCGTTCCTCATAACTTCACCTAAACATCTGAAGGTAAAGTAGTCTGATCATAATCGAACACGGACGGAACTTTGAGATCTGAGTTAATTCGTCATTTCAGGAGATACTCCTCAGTCCGAAGACCATTGGGAAAAATTACTTGTACGAATTCGGGCGACCCTGGATGGGGAACGGATTAGTCACAGCTCCTGGTAGGTGAACGATGTTACTTCACTATTTGACTTCAAGTGAGATATATTGAGCCTCAAAGACTTTCATTGCGGACAACTGAAATCGAATTGAGTGATCTGGCTGTAAGCTTCACATGCGTGAATGACGATGcatgtcttttttttcataataatttttccaacacatTCAACTCCATTTCCTACTAGTACTGGTGGACTTCATCTGTCGCGTAATCATGGCAATAATCATCGTGATTACTGACGTAAATCGTCGGTGTTTTTACGTCCACACGTACGTTGTCACGATGATAATCACGTTTATCGGATCATGTCTCGCAACATCTCAATTGTCGGCATCGTCACCGTGTTGGATTCATTCATTTGCCGGATctgaaagattgaaaatgtaCGTGACGTACGATCGGGTGAAAAATCTGTCTGATTGAAAACATAACGAATTGAGATTGAAACGGAGCAAATGAAGCCAATCAAGTCGAATCTGATTCAAGGAAGTGTTTACAAGGCAGATGAAAACGTTTcatttcggaatttcaattataaatatCTTGTTGTTATCACATAAGAGAAATCGCatcattttatcattttttcactgaaaaatcCGTAAAGTTCGTCATGCTGCATTCAAAAATGGCTCGATCCATTCGCAAATCAACTTCTTATAAATCGTGTAAGACAGATTCTTTTTTCAGTGCGTCGGTTCGCAATAAGAGTATGGTACATGTGACCTTAATCACTCACAGATAGTAAATTCCTGATTGGACCAGAAACACGTCATTGTTTATTACAGTTTGACTTAATGTGAGACGATCTGTTGAGAATTCGATCCGAACCCAACCCGGTTATCATTTATTAGAATCAGACAAGCagtatcgatttttaaaaaaaacaagtgtATAATTCTGATCTAGTTGATATAGTAAGGTGAttgcaattgaatttcagtatgTCAACATCTTCGCCGccatttcgaaaatttttacagttgaatgtttctaatttttttttcgacaattaGCATCACTGACACTGATTGAAGGCTCGGTTTCatcacttttttgttttcgcaTTTCTTCGACCTTACTTGACAACCTATTCATTCtagaagaaaacgaaatatcATCTGTCGCATATTGATATTGAAAACCACCCACTGACACATGTATTATAGATACTCCCCTATCGCTATGGGAATTGGATTTCAGATATACGAATAGATGACCAGTGAATACATTTGGCCATGTTTCTCCATCGAAATGCATCTCTTGGGCAATTGGTCTGTGTTGATATCCAAAAATTTGCCGAATACTAGAGAATTTTTCGTTACAGCGTCAGTATGGGAAGTGCACCGAAAACTCATTCAGCCGTCCTTCAATTCCGTGGCTCTCAAGTCTTTTGTCAAAACATTTGCCACTCTGTCAGGGACACTGGCCAAAAAGATGGAGCAACACTTGGACGGATCGGAATTCGAAGTACGCAAATACGTTTCGCTGTGTGCATTGGACGCAATCTATGGTAAGACAGCTGTAATTTCGGGAGAATCAATTATAGCCATGTGaacaatacatttttttttgtaattcgaGGCAAGTACAATTATACTTTACGTGTCACAGCGACGGCTATGGGCATCAATCTGAAAGCAATGGAGACCGAGAAATGTGAGTTCGACGAAGCAGTAACTAAGTAAGTAAATTGGAGTGCATTTTTCGTGGTCACCACATTATCTTGCTCAATTACACGTTGTTCTCAAAACCCGAAACCTAATCACTTTATTTGGAGCACAACGTTGTTTTAACAATCCTACCTGAATCTTAGATTCATATTTTTCCGGGTAACCAATGCTAATCCTCAGATTGTGCAATAATTCTGTCTTCATAGGTTGATACATATTGTCTTCAAACGAGGCATGAGCCCTTGGCTGTACCCAGACTTCATTTTTAACCGTACTCAACTTGGCACGGACCAAAGGAAACACATTAAGTTTATACAAGAGTTTGGTATCAACGTAAGTGCTGGATATCTTCATTAACATAATCACGGTATGCATTGGTGATGTCATTTTGCGGACAAAAAGTACCCTATCACCCGAATCGTTTGCGGAGTACTTTAAAAGGGAATGAGGCAAGATAACCTGCAGGACAACTTCAATCGAGAGTACGGACGAATCATTCTcctaaaattcatttctttgaCATATTGAGTATATGATATAAACGATGACAAAACTTGACGATGTATTCGGATTCAACATTCATTTCCACTGGTATTCTGATGACGCGTTGTTACCGTTCGGCACAGTTTCGTTCCGATATTGAAAGTTCTTGCAGTCGATTGTTTGTTACTATTTATTTGGAAGCATATTGTTTGAGCTGACTAAAGAGGTAGATTCATAGAACAGAACGAAGTAACACGTTATTTCGTAGTTGGAACGATTCACGACATCTACACTGACGTTTGTTACGCGCACTTCTGCTCCACTTGACCAAACCCGATGAAGTTACCAAGCACTCAACAATTGCATAATATAATATCTCAGCGACCTGCGATAAAAGCTGCAAGAACGAAATTGAGCTCACGCTTCGTCGCGAAACTCAGGCAACGGCCGGGGCAGTGTAAAAATTAGTTGTACAGTTAGTTTTTCAAATGTCGCTTTCAAGGTTGCAACAAGAATTAAGATAGCTTACAAAATCATCGAGAGATTCCCACATATGCGTGACGTCCTGATCACGCGTGACTTTTATGATGTTACCGTCGATTCTTCGCTCAGTGCCGCCgaaattcgattgaaaaaaatgaaacaatactGAAGTTTCACTTATCCGCTGGCCTGCACAATTTCCGCTCTTGGAGTTTCGGATCCATGACCCTCGTCTCCGTgctattttccaatttttttgcaattattaaCACGTATTCCCTGGTATTGCGTTCCCGCAAGGGGTTCAAGAATTCGTTTAACGGGCATCCGCATGTCCCGTTCTAAGTTATGAACGATAAGCATATTTCCGTAATTGTTCCTTCCTGTCTGGGATACGCATTAAAACGAAGTACTTGAACAGAGCAACAATTGGTGGACGTCTTAATTTATCAAAACGGCCAAAACGCTGGTGTAAACTCTGAGGGATAAATCAACGAATAGTACGGTTCCATTTCAGGTCATCCGACAGAAGAAAGCAACAATCGTCCGTCGTAGTGATGAAGGAGTATCGGCCGATAATGAACAAGATTCTTTTGGCAAGTACCACACAATCCAGATGTAGTCTTACAGTACCACGATAGAGTTTCTGTTCTATTGGCCGTGAGTTGTACTTGAGGCTTTCTGCCCAACAACTTTGACATCTAAAAACCAGGATAACAGTAGATTTCTGGTGCCGTTCATGAATGGGTGAGGTGTGCTGCATGCCGATTCTTTCACTTTCACATTTTTGTATCAGGTAATTTCGCGGCTGGACCTCAGATACTGATAGAAAATCTCCTGAGACTATCGACCGACAACAAAACGCTGACAGACGAAGACATCCAGAATCATGTTGATACGATGATCGTAGCTGTAAGTATAACACAGTGATACTGTCATCGCGGCGtagcttgaataaattgttatACTCGTCAGTTTTGTGATTCATTGAGAACGGAACAGTTGGTCCACCAAGACCATTGTCAACTCGCTATGAGATGCATCATTTGCAATCTCACCATTAATATTCTCTGTTAGGGCGCCGATACAGTGGCCACAACGATGAACTATGTTTTGTTGATGTTGGCATCCCACCAAGATATTCAGGTGTGTTTGTTATGCAGGTATACATTATGTAATGATCTTACTGAAGTAAGCATTGCGTGTTGTTGACCTTTTATAAGGCTCTACGTACAATGATTCGCTTTTTGTATCATCgtttaggaaaaaatataccaGGAATTGTGTGACATTTTTGGAGAGAATGTCTCACACGATG is part of the Neodiprion virginianus isolate iyNeoVirg1 chromosome 5, iyNeoVirg1.1, whole genome shotgun sequence genome and encodes:
- the LOC124304410 gene encoding cytochrome P450 4C1-like, whose protein sequence is MDPSTVATLAVACFVLYRIINFTIKLFKVALLFEYPLNAEEIPSLPFIGHAYLFIGGNEAILNRVNQLGKNYPTWCRGSIGDHTAFLITSPKHLKEILLSPKTIGKNYLYEFGRPWMGNGLVTAPASVWEVHRKLIQPSFNSVALKSFVKTFATLSGTLAKKMEQHLDGSEFEVRKYVSLCALDAIYATAMGINLKAMETEKCEFDEAVTKLIHIVFKRGMSPWLYPDFIFNRTQLGTDQRKHIKFIQEFGINVIRQKKATIVRRSDEGVSADNEQDSFGNFAAGPQILIENLLRLSTDNKTLTDEDIQNHVDTMIVAGADTVATTMNYVLLMLASHQDIQEKIYQELCDIFGENVSHDDSEELQFTMDHLARMTYMERVIKETMRLFPGAPVIGREATDDLELGQCTVRKGTSVMLNIFGVHRNEKYWPDPLKFDPDRFLPERFATQEPYSYLPFSGGRRNCIGSKYAMIFMKTITATILWKYVLTKDKVIPVKDLRLTVDILLGSVDPDTFRIRRRVK